A window from Urocitellus parryii isolate mUroPar1 chromosome 1, mUroPar1.hap1, whole genome shotgun sequence encodes these proteins:
- the Cox7c gene encoding cytochrome c oxidase subunit 7C, mitochondrial has protein sequence MLGQSIRRFTTSVVRRSHYEEGPGKNLPFSVENKWRLLVMMTLYFGSGFAAPFFIVRHQLLKK, from the exons ATGTTGGGACAGAGCATTCGGCGGTTCACCACTTCGGTCGTCCGTCGGAGCCACTATGAGGAGGGTCCCGGGAAG AATTTGCCATTTTCAGTGGAAAACAAGTGGCGCTTACTGGTTATGATGACCTTATACTTTGGATCAGGATTTGCTGCCCCTTTCTTCATAGTAAGACACCAACTGCTTAAGAAGTAA